TTTGCCGTTCTCAACAGCATCGGAGGTCGCCAGCATTTTTGCGCTGCTGGGCGATCCCACCCGTGTTTCGGTGCTGCACGCGCTGGCCGCTGCGGGGGAACTGCGTGTCTCTGATCTGGCGCGGGCGCTGGGACGCGACGCCAGCACCATTTCGCATCAACTGCGCGTGCTGCGCGATCACCATCTGGTGACATATGAGAAGTGCGGGCGCGTTGCGCTGTATCGGCTGGCGGATAGCCATGTGCTGACGCTCTTTCAGCAGGCGCTGGCACACGCCGCCCACCAGACGCCCGCCCGTTTGCCGGTGGCTGAAACTGCTGCGGTTGGGGAGGTTGGCTCATGGCTGTCAGGAAGCTGAGGGGAGAGACGGAAACACAGCGCCCCTCGCATCAGCACGATCATTCACATAGTCACCAGGCGCAAAGTCATAGCCATAGCCACCATGAGGCAGGGCATCATGATCACACTGCCTCGCTGGCGCAGGGACGGCTGCGCCTGGCCTTCCTGCTCACCTTTGTGATTCTAGTGGTGGGGGTGACTGGCGGCCTGATCGGCAACAGCCTGGCGCTCCTCAGCGACGCGGGGCAT
The DNA window shown above is from Ktedonobacterales bacterium and carries:
- a CDS encoding metalloregulator ArsR/SmtB family transcription factor, producing MSAHMGNAQARSASDAQGMWRLPLAQRAEEWRLPFSTASEVASIFALLGDPTRVSVLHALAAAGELRVSDLARALGRDASTISHQLRVLRDHHLVTYEKCGRVALYRLADSHVLTLFQQALAHAAHQTPARLPVAETAAVGEVGSWLSGS